The following proteins are encoded in a genomic region of Hippoglossus hippoglossus isolate fHipHip1 chromosome 3, fHipHip1.pri, whole genome shotgun sequence:
- the gfod2 gene encoding glucose-fructose oxidoreductase domain-containing protein 2, whose translation MLPGVGVFGTGSTARVLVPLLKAEGFEVHALWGRSEEEARCLAKELGIPFHTSRSDDVLLHQDVDLVCIYIPPSMTRQIAVKALGIGKNVVCEKAATAVDSFKMVTAARYYPQLLSIMGNTLRFLPAFVAMRQLLVEGYVGEMQVCDVRVYGPSLLDQSYGWTCEELMGGGGLHTVGSAIIDLLSYLTGARAQRVHGLLRTFVEQNGLIRGIRRVTSDDFCFFQMLMGGTGSRSGGVCCTVTLNFNMPGSFVHEVMVVGSTGRLVARGTELYGQRNGSNGEELLLGDSGWEGPELKEMPLPHLRGLSSMVKALRESFQAHEERRSWAQGPVAMAPTFEDGLYVQTVVEAVKRSSCSGEWECVEIMSQEPDPNHNLCEALQRNKN comes from the exons ATGTTGCCAGGAGTGGGTGTGTTTGGCACAGGGAGCACAGCCCGGGTGCTGGTCCCACTGTTGAAAGCTGAGGGCTTTGAGGTTCATGCGCTCTGGGGCCGAAGCGAAGAGGAGGCACGCTGCTTGGCCAAGGAGCTTGGAATACCATTTCACACCAGCCGATCTGATGACGTCCTGCTGCACCAGGATGTCGACCTCGTTTGCATCTATATTCCTCCCTCAATGACGAGGCAGATTGCTGTCAAAGCACTGG gtataGGAAAGAATGTAGTGTGTGAGAAAGCTGCGACCGCTGTGGATTCATTCAAGATGGTGACTGCCGCCAGATACTATCCCCAGCTGCTCAGCATTATGGGTAATACCCTGCGCTTCCTGCCAGCCTTTGTTGCAATGCGTCAGTTGCTGGTGGAGGGGTATGTGGGTGAAATGCAGGTGTGCGATGTTCGGGTCTACGGCCCGAGCCTCCTGGACCAGTCGTACGGCTGGACCTGCGAGGAGCTGATGGGAGGAGGTGGTCTGCACACTGTCGGCTCTGCCATCATCGACCTTTTAAGTTACCTGACTGGTGCCCGAGCCCAGCGCGTACACGGCTTACTGCGGACTTTTGTAGAACAGAATGGTTTGATCCGAGGCATCCGCCGCGTCACCAGTGACGATTTCTGCTTCTTCCAAATGTTGATGGGTGGAACTGGCTCTCGCTCTGGTGGTGTGTGCTGCACCGTGACCCTGAACTTCAACATGCCGGGGTCATTCGTGCACGAGGTTATGGTAGTTGGATCCACTGGGAGGTTGGTTGCCAGAGGCACAGAACTGTATGGTCAACGCAACGGGAGTAACGGTGAGGagctgttgctaggcgacagcggGTGGGAGGGGCCCGAGTTGAAAGAGATGCCCCTGCCTCACCTGCGGGGGCTGAGCTCCATGGTGAAGGCACTGAGAGAGTCTTTTCAGGCTCACGAGGAGCGCAGGTCATGGGCGCAAGGACCAGTTGCCATGGCACCAACATTTGAGGACGGTCTGTATGTGCAGACGGTGGTGGAGGCCGTGAAGCGGTCCAGCTGTAGCGGAGAATGGGAGTGCGTTGAGATCATGAGTCAGGAGCCGGATCCCAACCACAACTTGTGCGAGGCTCTGCAGAGAAATAAGAACTAA
- the thap11 gene encoding THAP domain-containing protein 11, producing MPGFTCCVPGCYNNSHRDRDLRFYTFPKDTALRELWLRNISRAGVSGCFSTFQPTTGHRVCSVHFAGGRKTYSIRVPSLFPLRGVNERRSRRGRGRKVSAGVGAPGAAATSGIVITSVLGNTAEGAEGITGGEASDDTITVVQIGQNGEYLGTARLPAPSEGTCYTAPIASADELNADDSSVDAASILHQLPMQYVSVTSSPLDHSYSLTTGTTSTELLRKLNEQRDIIALMEVKMKEMKATIRQLRVAEAKLQEEVRERDRLLYGNSVAISVRKKV from the coding sequence ATGCCCGGCTTCACCTGCTGTGTGCCCGGCTGCTATAACAACTCGCACCGGGACCGGGACCTGCGCTTCTACACGTTTCCTAAGGACACGGCGCTGAGGGAGCTGTGGCTGAGGAACATCTCCCGGGCCGGGGTCAGCGGCTGCTTCAGCACCTTCCAGCCCACCACGGGACACCGAGTCTGCAGCGTGCACTTCGCAGGTGGCAGGAAGACCTACAGCATCCGAGTGCCGTCCCTCTTCCCTCTGCGGGGCGTGAACGAGCGCAGGAGCCGGCGGGGCAGAGGCAGGAAAGTGTCCGCTGGGGTTGGTGCCCCCGGCGCCGCTGCGACCTCCGGGATTGTCATCACCAGCGTGCTGGGCAACACGGCGGAAGGAGCCGAGGGCATCACCGGCGGCGAGGCGAGCGACGACACCATCACCGTGGTGCAGATCGGCCAGAACGGCGAGTACCTGGGCACCGCGCGGCTGCCCGCTCCGTCAGAGGGGACCTGTTACACGGCGCCGATCGCCAGTGCGGACGAGCTCAACGCGGACGACTCGTCGGTAGATGCCGCGTCCATCCTGCACCAGCTGCCGATGCAGTACGTCAGTGTGACCAGCAGCCCGCTGGACCACTCGTACTCGCTGACAACCGGCACCACGTCCACCGAGCTGCTGCGGAAACTGAACGAGCAGCGGGACATCATCGCACtgatggaggtgaagatgaaggagatgaaggcGACCATCCGTCAGCTGCGCGTGGCCGAGGccaagctgcaggaggaggtgcgGGAGCGGGACCGGCTGCTGTACGGCAACTCGGTGGCTATCAGCGTCCGGAAGAAAGTGTGA
- the nrn1lb gene encoding neuritin 1-like b: MRSHPGTTMLLLLPIALCLGLVPVCFGAAIPISCGSIYKSFAQCLLTLGDSLVETQKDQSTQDIDAICRSWNAFHDCANSALAGCPGEAAAVWESLRQESRKTEFSGNLYDMCASRTTLPPSTVPAPQNPPTSDQTNKETLKGRTHKHSPTLSTLLFPVCSTLLVLLRS, from the exons ATGAGGTCCCATCCAGGCACcacgatgctgctgctgctgcccatCGCCCTCTGCCTCG GTTTGGTCCCTGTGTGTTTCGGGGCGGCAATTCCAATTTCATGTGGTTCCATCTACAAGAGTTTTGCCCAGTGTTTACTCACACTCGGGGACAGTTTGgtggaaacacaaaaagaccAGAGTACACAGGACATCGATGCaatctgcag GTCCTGGAATGCGTTCCACGATTGTGCAAACTCAGCCCTCGCCGGCTGTCCCGGAGAGGCAGCAGCTGTCTGGGAGTCTCTAAGACAGGAGTCCAGGAAAACAGAGTTTTCTGGAAACCTCTACGACATGTGTGCCAGTCGCACGACCCTCCCACCCAGCACTGTGCCTGCACCCCAGAACCCCCCCACCTCCGACCAGACTAACAAGGAGACACTGAAAGGccgaacacacaaacacagccccACCCTCAGCACGCTGCTGTTCCCTGTGTGCAGCACGCTACTCGTTCTGCTCAGGAGTTAG
- the slc38a8b gene encoding putative sodium-coupled neutral amino acid transporter 8, whose amino-acid sequence MEELARESICLLARSSSHADPPRLGSFGAVFIMLKSALGAGLLNFPWAFQKAGGVNTAIAVEVICLVFLISGLVILGYASSVSRQNTYQDVVSEVCGRAVGQLCEVCFCFNLFMISVAFLVVVQDQLEKLSISLYETVTGSSEAEMPYYWYTDQRFTLLFVCLIIILPLSIPKEIGIQKYTSVLGTLAATYLCVAVIVKYYLADGHAVIITPEHSQGVGSWASMFSVVPTICFGFQCHESSIAIFSSMENQKLFHWVVISVVSMIFCLLIYTLTGVYGFMTFGRAVASDILMSYPGDDVAMIISRLLFGISIITIYPIILLLGRSVILNLMIRIQRRREGIVTPSFESRCRLVLTVIWISITLLIAVFVPDMSEVISVIGGISAFFIFVFPGLCLVFLMQTETVTPRIRVILTVWGVITIVVGAFIFGQSTTIAVMELCNKF is encoded by the exons ATGGAGGAACTGGCCAGGGAGAGCATCTGCCTGCTGGCACGGTCTTCGTCTCACGCGGATCCTCCTCGGCTCGGCTCGTTCGGTGCCGTGTTCATCATGCTGAAGTCTGCGCTGGGAGCCGGCCTGCTCAACTTCCCCTGGGCTTTCCAGAAGGCAGGGGGAGTGAACACTGCCATCGCTGTGGAGGTG ATATGCCTGGTTTTCCTCATCAGTGGCCTGGTGATCCTCGGCTATGCATCATCCGTCAGCAGACAGAACACCTATCAGGATGTGGTGAGCGAGGTGTGTGGACGAGCCGTGGGGCAGCTCTGTGAGGTCTGTTTCTGCTTCAACCTCTTCATGATATCTGTCGCCTTCCTGGTGGTGGTGCAGGACCAGCTGGAGAAAT tgtctATTTCTTTATATGAAACTGTGACTGGTTCCAGTGAGGCAGAGATGCCGTATTACTGGTACACAGACCAGCGATTTACCCTCTTATTCGTGtgcctcatcatcatcctcccaCTGTCCATCCCAAAAGAAATCGGGATCCAGAAATACACAAG tGTGTTGGGGACGCTGGCTGCCACGTATCTGTGTGTGGCAGTGATCGTCAAATATTACCTGGCGGACGGTCACGCGGTCATAATAACTCCAGAGCACAGCCAAGG tgtggGTTCATGGGCATCGATGTTCAGTGTTGTACCAACCATCTGCTTTGGCTTCCAG tgCCATGAATCTAGTATAGCGATCTTCAGTAGCATGGAGAACCAGAAGCTCTTTCACTGGGTGGTCATCTCCGTGGTCTCCATGATCTTCTGTTTGCTCATCTACACTCTAACCG GAGTGTACGGCTTCATGACGTTCGGACGAGCTGTGGCCTCAGATATCTTGATGTCATATCCAGGAGATGACGTGGCCATGATCATTTCCAGATTACTTTTTGGGATATCGATTATCACCATCTATCCTATCATTCTTCTCCTGGGGAG atctgtcatcctgaacctgatgATACGAATTCAGAGGCGACGGGAGGGAATCGTCACTCCCTCGTTTGAGAGTCGCTGCAGACTGGTCCTCACTGTGATCTGGATCTCCATCACCCTCCTCATCGCCGTGTTCGTCCCTGACATGAGCGAGGTCATCAGTGTCATCGGAGGAATCAGTGCCTTCTTCATCTTTGTCTTTCCTG gtctTTGCTTAGTGTTCTTAATGCAAACGGAAACTGTGACTCCAAGAATCAG GGTCATTTTAACGGTATGGGGAGTCATAACCATTGTGGTCGGAGCCTTCATCTTTGGACAGAGTACGACAATCGCTGTCATGGAGCTTTGTAACAAATTCTGA